The genomic region AACGAAAGGCCGAACTTCTCGGTCATGTCGAGTTCATTAGGCAACATCCCATCAGGCAACTCCCAATCAAAGCAATGGGCTAATTGAGCTAAAATAATACGCATGTTGACTAGAGCTAACTGCATTCCGGGACATCCTCTACGACCGGTTCCGAACGGAATAAGTTCGAAATCATGCCCTCGAAGGTCTATCTTCCTATCCTTGAATCTTTCTGGAAAGAACTCTTCAGCATTGCTCGACCATATCTTGGGGTTTCGCCCCATGGACCAAGTGTTTACCAAAAGCCGCGACTTCTTAGGTATGAAATACCCATTAACAGTGACATCTTCGGTCGACTCGTGCGGGATTAACAATGGCGCCACAGGATGCAACCTAAAACTCTCTTTGATGACCATATCCAAATAGGCAAGTTTCGGTAGGTCCGACTCTTCTACCATTCTATTCCTTCCGACAACACTTTCTAGCTCTTTCTGGAGAGCAACCATGACTCGAGGATGCTTTAGAAGTTCTGTAAATGTCCACTCAATGGTCGTGGATGTAGTGTCGAAGGAAGCTGCCACCATGTCCACCATTATAGCCTTGATGTTTTCTCTACCAAAGATGTATGGTTGATCTTCATCGTTAGGGTTTATGGGTGTATCCAACATCGAAACCATCAGTTGAAAGAAACTTCTATAAGGATTTTGGTCATCCATGTTAATCCCTTGTTGGTATTCATCTAtcattttgtcaaaaaattcGTGAAGGCCACTGCTCGCCTTCTTAAGCCTTCTTGTATATCCCTGCAGCGTAAAGATAGATATGATAGaatcaattttatattggttGTATTCTTCATTATAATTATTCTTTGTGAAAAAATCAACTAGTCATTCAATCAAATATTAAGACTTCCGAGTTCCACTCTGCATCTAGTAAGATTACCATAACACAATTTATTATGCTTTAAAATTGGTATTATTATtagtacaaaaaaataaataaattatgaaaaagaaaaatagtacaTAAAAAAACAGGAtataaggagaaaaaaaaaaaaaacgttaCCTGAAGATCAAGTGGAGCAAGGAAAGGCACATAATCCGAGAGATTGAAAACCCCAGATAAGTGCAGGGCCTCATCAACCAGCGGCTTAAAATCGATTTTATCATCCATGGACCGCCCGAATAACACTTTCGACATCATTTCTTCAAGAACCTTAGCCACCGCCAGGCTAAGGTTTATTGTTTCACCCACCGCCGCTACCTTCCTCACTGATTCAACCAATAACCCCACCTCCGCCTTCCTTATCGGGGCAAAACATTCAACTTCGGAAGCACTGAGGAAATGCAAAATACACCATTTCCGTACAGTTCGCCAGTAAGAACCGTACTGGGTAAAAGCCAAGGCCTTGCCACCATATGTGAAGTATTTCGCGGATTGGACTTTAGGCCTGGAAGCAAAAACGACGTCATGGACCTTGAGGAACAGTTCAGCGGCTTCGGGTGATGATACCACAATGGTTGGTACTTTGCCTAGCATTATCGACATGATGGGTCCATATTTTTTGGCGAGATAGTGAAGACTTTGGTGTGGGAGGTTCCCTAGCATGTGGATGTTACCTATGATGGGAAGAGGGGCAGGACCGGGTGGAAGTTTCCGGCCATTTTTGTTGCGGTTTGGTGAGCTGAAGAAGTAGATAAAGGAACAGAGAGTTCCAAGGAGGACAAAGAGTAAGGTTAATG from Gossypium raimondii isolate GPD5lz chromosome 1, ASM2569854v1, whole genome shotgun sequence harbors:
- the LOC105779226 gene encoding cytochrome P450 CYP736A12, translating into MAISYCDWLPSQMSSSTLTLLFVLLGTLCSFIYFFSSPNRNKNGRKLPPGPAPLPIIGNIHMLGNLPHQSLHYLAKKYGPIMSIMLGKVPTIVVSSPEAAELFLKVHDVVFASRPKVQSAKYFTYGGKALAFTQYGSYWRTVRKWCILHFLSASEVECFAPIRKAEVGLLVESVRKVAAVGETINLSLAVAKVLEEMMSKVLFGRSMDDKIDFKPLVDEALHLSGVFNLSDYVPFLAPLDLQGYTRRLKKASSGLHEFFDKMIDEYQQGINMDDQNPYRSFFQLMVSMLDTPINPNDEDQPYIFGRENIKAIMVDMVAASFDTTSTTIEWTFTELLKHPRVMVALQKELESVVGRNRMVEESDLPKLAYLDMVIKESFRLHPVAPLLIPHESTEDVTVNGYFIPKKSRLLVNTWSMGRNPKIWSSNAEEFFPERFKDRKIDLRGHDFELIPFGTGRRGCPGMQLALVNMRIILAQLAHCFDWELPDGMLPNELDMTEKFGLSLPRANRLLVKSTYRLIA